GTGGGAGGGGATGACTCGATGTTCTATAGTAGGAGAAAAGCAGCACAACAGATGCTGCTTACTGACCCAAGGCCCAGATACTGCAGACATGGATGTGCTTAATTTCATGGATGTGAGTAATCCCCTAGTCAATTGCATAGAATTAAAATGTGCATAAATCTGCACAGGCTTTAACTGTGGTTCCTTAATATGCCTCTGCTGGTACAGGGAGCATGTATAAACATATTTTCAGACTAGGAGACATGGGGAGGTGATCCATCAGGCCTTACGCACAAGCAACTTCCAGTGAAGTCTTTCTTTGAAGGACCACAAAACCTGGATTCCAATTTAAAGCATTTTGGGGGGTTAATGTGTTCAGAAGCCCATGATGTGTTCCTAGTAAGTGTTTTGCAAATCCTATAACATTTTGATTTGGGATTATTAAAaacctaggtttttaaaaaaatactgcttttGACAGATATTCCTAAATATTAAGCAAAAAGACAATTCCCCTCCAACCCACTCATTCCAAGTACCCTGCTGCTAGGTTCAGCTTGCTGTGATTAAGAGTGATACGTTTTTACCTTCCACACTATAATTCTATTACATTAAACCTTTCCAAGGTGGCAGGGGGCCAGTATCGGCTCCTTGAAAAGATACACTGCTTTACCTACTCTATACAATGCAGCTGCCAGATCACACTACAGAGGGCCCATTCGCTGCCCGTTTTCATTTTCTGGAGAGAATGGTCTTCAGTTAAGGGGAGGTTGGCACAGAAATCAGCACTTTTAAGTTCTTAGTTATAGTTTGAGAGAGTCACTGTTGACGAGGACAGCCATGGCTTAGTGCAAAATAAATTTTTCTAATGCTACATTGGTACACAGAATAGTTTTGTTCCATTCAgagagcagcccctcccccagtaaCTACCAGAATTAAAAATTTTAGATGTTCCCAAAATATCTTGTTTTGAGGAGCAACACAACagccatttaaaaacagaaatagctCTGGGCAGAAGCATTCCACGTAGAACCTTTTCGTTTATCTTTTCAGCTTTCCCTGTTTTCCAGAAGTCCACAGTTTACTTCCAGGTACAAAAGCGAACCCGGTTCTTACATCGCCCCTTTCAAGAGGCAGGGCTCAGAGAATCAGACTACTCTCAGAGGGGTGTAAGAGAGAGGAATTGCTTAGGATGGTTAACACGTACAGCTAGAAGTGAGGGGATCAAAAGGAGTAAAGAAAAAAACTAGGCTGAACAACAAGCCCCACTTCCCAGCAGCGAGGCCCATGCAGTAAGGGAAGCTTCAGCGGCCGAGTAATTTAAAGCCAGACAGGACGCACCCCTACACAAtgtgctgcagggaacaatccttgCCCAGCTGGGAGACAGACTGGCCTAACAGGCCTCCCCCATGACGACGATCAGGATACTGCAGTTTGGTAAAAGGCCTTGCCCTCACTGTGGCCTTGGTGGCGTTTATATATTGGCACAAAATCAACGAAACAACAAACCCGGCTGCACTTCACTTCTTCCCCATGAAGGGGCCAAAGAGTCCCCACTCAAACGCCAGCATGGCCTGAGGGGTCAGCCTCTCTTGGGGCTTCTTGAAGTTATCCTTCTCTGTGCGGAGAGCTCGCAGcacgtccaccggagccgccttgCCAGTGAATTTCTGCACTGATTCTTCCCTGCAAGTTAAAGCGACACCCATTAGTGTGCCCCGTGCACAGCAGCAAAGGGAAGCGAGACTCGAGGCCAAGTCTAATTTTCTGGGACTCCGGTGGCCACCTGGAGTCTTGTTTTTAGAGACTCCCTTTGGCTTAACACCAGAGTAACAACAGAATCTGGTTGTAGTCTGTCTCCTCCCACCACTCTCTCTGATAGGGAGCAGGGAGTCAATGGGCGGGGGTATTTTCTTCTGTTATATCCCTGTAGAGGGCTGGCTAGGAATGAGTTATCCTGGATGGGGAGCTAGGGGGAGATgagcctccccccccacactccatcaCCCACCCAATGCTTCTCGTACTGGTGGGAGGGCAAAATTTCCCTTCCCCTGTGAGTCACCAAGTGAAAGGTCTTCTGCTGGAAagcaggaaaagcagcagcattctTAGGCCTTGGGAAAGGGTGCTCCTTTGCTTTGTGCTCTTGGCCAGGTGCGGGACAGGGCAATACTACCAGGCATCTCCATTCCCGCGGCTGGCGCGGAGCCCACTATCCCCTCACACTCAACTGGGTCTGCCAGCGAGGCTACGAGTGCCCGGGGATTGCGGGAGGCACAGAATTCTACTCACGAGACCCGCAGAAAGGGATTGTAGTGGAACTCCTCCTGCAGGGTGGAGGGCACCGTGGGCAAGTCTTCATCGTCTCGGAGCTGGGGATAAACCACAGACTCGTTCAGCGAATGGAGGACTGTCCCCAGCACTGAGCTCACGGAGAATATCAGAGGCAGATGCTTAGAGGCTCTTACACATTATGGGGACAGGCACCTTAAACACACAGACCGATAAGAGGGGCAACAAATCTAGCATTCACAGAACTCAACATTCGTTCCAGCCTCCCCTTCCCACGGGGACTCTCCACTTCAGAAGGGGAAACACCTACTTTTGCCCAAGCGAGTTTCTTTTTCACACTCTCGTTCTCCGGTTCCACTTTCAAAGCAAACTTGAGATTCCTCACAGTGTACTCATGCCCACAGAACACTTTCTGCAATGCAAACAAGACAATGCACCTTTATGGCCTACACATCCCCCTGGGTGTGGTACCTCCTCACCCAGCATAGCGCCTCTGGAGCGGCATCCCAGTGGCAGAGACCCTAGGTGGGCTCTGGGGAACTAGCGTTCCTTCCCTCCTGTACAGGAGCCTGGATCTGGAACTCCCTCAGCCAAAGCCACaggctcagtgcagtgcagagctcCACTGCTTGGCCTTGGGCAGAGATTCTGGAAGGCTCTTCTCTCTAGTGGGCTGGTGGTCCTACTAGGGGAGGATGCATTTAATGCATGTGGTTTGCCCACTGCAATTAATGCAGGGGGAAGCAGCTGCTGGGGAGACTCTGGGCCTGATAACCTTAGTCACGGTGTCTACGAATGATCTGGGGGGAGCTCTCTGGCTTGTGTTAcgtaggaggttagactagatcatCACCATGGTccctctgaccttggaatctatcaCTCATGCTGAGGGGACGGTGGGAAGTAGACGCTGCTGGAGAGTTCTGGGCCCAGTCCCCACACTCATGGAGCAGCTCCTGCTGAGGGGAGTGGCCAGAAGTAGCTGCCTGAGCAGAGCACACCTCTCCCTCAGGGCTCATCCCAATCTCCTGGGGGAGACCAGCCGCCTTGGGTCAGGTCTCCACAGTCACAGAACAGCTCACAGTTGCAAGGGAGCCTGCGGAGGGGTATGCAGCCCTGGCCCAACTGGCTGACAGTGAAAAGGCCAGGTCAACTTGGCCCGGAGAGCTTGTCCTTTAGGCCTACAAGCCCCGGAAATTGGTTAGAGGTGCCCAAAGCAGAGAAGCCACCCAGCTACAATCTCACAACATCAAATCCACACTGTGGCCATTCCGGTCACAGAGTGGCATTTGGGCAACATGTCAAATTGCAAAAGGCTGGTGGCCAGCCTGAGAAAATCCGGGCAGTGCAGGTTGCTCAGGCAGATTGAGAAGCCTGTTGGCGCCCACGTGCTGTGGGCATAaagctctgccctgcctgctctGAGACACAGAAATGGAGATGAACGGAAATAGGGGAGAGGGCCCATGCACCCCCTGAAATAGGCGTGACACTCACAGTGTGCTTCGGCAAAGCACCCAGGATTTCAGTCAAGTTCTTGTACATCTGCTCAGCCGTCCCTTCAAAGAACTTCCCACAGCCACCAATGAACAAGGTGTCACCTGCGCAGGGAAACACGTCACCTTATTTGGGGCAGGGCACGGAGGTTCTGCCTGCAGGGCAGGCGGGTGGCATGTAGCCAGGGGCTGATGCCTGGGGGAAGCCCACCCTGCTGTTGTATCTGTGATGAGGGTGAACAGGACTTTactccccagggctgggagtcaggcacTTTTTGCTGGTCTAGTGGGCAGGGCACCTATTCCtacctctgccacaggcttcctctctgctcttgggcaagtcacttaggcataTAAATACCCCAGAGGATCTGGACCTCTGGGCTACAGTTCCCCCATCTACACAATGCAGATAacagctctgccctgaccctgcagGGTTAGGGGCCAGATAAGGGCCTAGACAGATACCactttaaaggaaaacaaatcgCACCTTGCTCAGGCTTACTCTTAAAATGATAGTCCCATGCGGATCGCAGAGGAATCTAAAGGATTCTGGGTAGAATAGTAGTCTAATGATAAGTCCCCCCACGTAGCTCATTCAAACAGATCCCAATCAGAGAGTGATACTTTTCAGCTCCTGCTGGCTTCTCAATAAGGTACTGAATACCTGAAAAGAGGGCTGGAGCATCTGGGGAGTTCTCTTCCCACATGAAATAACACATATGGCCTGATGTATGGCACGGCGTGAACAGGCACTTCACGTTAATATCTCCGAACTGCAGAGAAAAAGGGGCAATCCAGGCTGGTAAGACACAGGGGATTTCCATTGTTGGTATTATTACTGAACTTAAGGACCCTACTCAAGGACCGGAACCtcactgggtgctgcataaacacagagcaaagagatggtccctgccccagagagcttcctAACAAAGCAATATGGACTTCCCTTCTTCATGACATGATGCTACAGCAAATCAGGTTACTTCCACCCCCGCCAGGATCTGCTAGCCAATGTTTTTCAGAATCATAGACATTTAGGGTTGaaagagaactcaggaggtcatctagtccaaccccctgctcaaagcaggaccaaccccaactaaatcatcccagccagggctttgtcaagcctgatcttaaaaacctctaaggaaggagattcccccacctccctagggaacccatttcagtgcttcaccaccctcctagtgaaaaagtttttcctaatatccaacctaaacctcctccactgcaacttgagatcattagtccttgttctgtcatttgccaccactgagagcagccGAGCCCCATCCTCTtaggaactccccttcaggtagttgaaggctgctatcaaatcccccctcactcgtctcttctgcagactaaataaccccagttccctcagcctctcctcgtaagtcatgtgccccagccccctaatcattttcattgccctccacaggactctccccaatttgtccacatcccttctgtagtggggggacaaACCtggacaatactccagatgtggcctcaccagcacctaatagaggagaataatcacttcccttggtatgctggcaattctcctactaatacagcccaatttGCCATTGGCCTTCatgcagggctgactccaggcaccagcccagcaagcagctgcttggggcggccaatggcgAGGAGCgacacgtctgggtcttcggcagcgtgtccctcactccctcttggagcaaacgaccagccaccgaattgccaccgaagactgaagcagcagcggtagagctgcagatcgtgatcgcggctttttattaattaattattattttttattattattatttttgctgcttggagcagcaaaaaccctggagccagccctgccttcttggcaacaagggcacgctgctgactcatatccagcttcttgtccactgaaatccccaggtctttttctgcagagcggccgcttagccagtcggtccccagcctgtggcagtgcatgggattcttccgtcctaagtgcaggactctgcacttgtccttgttgaaccccacaaggtttcttttggcccaatcctccagtttgtctaggtccctctggactCTATTGCTacccctccagcatatctacctctcccccaagcttagaatcatctgcgaacttgctgagggtgcaattaatccgtCACTCACCCTTACCGCCGATAAAGAGTGGGGGGCCATgactcctgcctcccccatgttctggcacccctgcccctccctcacctCAATAACTAGATGACTCATG
This sequence is a window from Gopherus evgoodei ecotype Sinaloan lineage chromosome 10, rGopEvg1_v1.p, whole genome shotgun sequence. Protein-coding genes within it:
- the LOC115658958 gene encoding hydroxyacylglutathione hydrolase-like protein isoform X3, which gives rise to MLLEIVRKEGVTLKAVLTTHHHWDHARGNEELAKVYPELRVYGADERIGALTHKVTHNEELKFGDINVKCLFTPCHTSGHMCYFMWEENSPDAPALFSGSDTLFIGGCGKFFEGTAEQMYKNLTEILGALPKHTKVFCGHEYTVRNLKFALKVEPENESVKKKLAWAKLRDDEDLPTVPSTLQEEFHYNPFLRVSEESVQKFTGKAAPVDVLRALRTEKDNFKKPQERLTPQAMLAFEWGLFGPFMGKK
- the LOC115658958 gene encoding hydroxyacylglutathione hydrolase-like protein isoform X1, yielding MKVKVISVLEDNYMYLVIEENTKEAVVVDAAVPKRLLEIVRKEGVTLKAVLTTHHHWDHARGNEELAKVYPELRVYGADERIGALTHKVTHNEELKFGDINVKCLFTPCHTSGHMCYFMWEENSPDAPALFSGSDTLFIGGCGKFFEGTAEQMYKNLTEILGALPKHTKVFCGHEYTVRNLKFALKVEPENESVKKKLAWAKLRDDEDLPTVPSTLQEEFHYNPFLRVSEESVQKFTGKAAPVDVLRALRTEKDNFKKPQERLTPQAMLAFEWGLFGPFMGKK
- the LOC115658958 gene encoding hydroxyacylglutathione hydrolase-like protein isoform X2, encoding MKVKVISVLEDNYMYLVIEENTKEAVVVDAAVPKRLLEIVRKEGVTLKAVLTTHHHWDHARGNEELAKVYPELRVYGADERIGALTHKVTHNEELKFGDINVKCLFTPCHTSGHMCYFMWEENSPDAPALFSGDTLFIGGCGKFFEGTAEQMYKNLTEILGALPKHTKVFCGHEYTVRNLKFALKVEPENESVKKKLAWAKLRDDEDLPTVPSTLQEEFHYNPFLRVSEESVQKFTGKAAPVDVLRALRTEKDNFKKPQERLTPQAMLAFEWGLFGPFMGKK